Proteins found in one Pocillopora verrucosa isolate sample1 chromosome 12, ASM3666991v2, whole genome shotgun sequence genomic segment:
- the LOC131783225 gene encoding DNA repair and recombination protein RAD54-like isoform X1: MRRSLAPSQILKRKQGFLDDEEIGNKRKQKFKPGSFKADDNPDVDRRVLAPLSTQANHSSNSVSAHEDLIRKILAKPFKVPIPNYQGCTFSRGLGIKRKGPRTALHDPFEDYALVLYSPPQLTAHEKLTADRELQEVHVVVDPLLGKILRPHQREGVKFLYDCVTGQRIQGSNGCIMADEMGLGKTLQCITLIWTLVKQGPEGQPIASKVVIVAPSSLVKNWYNELHKWLGGRISALAIDSGTKDQIDKNLGMFMSQQGKRTANPVLIISYETFRLHASVLQSGPVGLVICDEGHRLKNLESQTYQALDKLKTTRRVLLSGTPIQNDLLEYFSLVHFVNSGILGTVSEFKRKFENPILRGRDADASDADHKKGTEKLAELASLVNKCIIRRTASILSKYLPVKVEQVVCCRMTPLQTELYKHLIQSKVLRMELTKAKSASGMSASSLAFITQLKKLTNHPELIYDKAQMGEDGFEGILDLFPKSFSLKQVQPELSGKMQVLDYILAMTKSTTTDKVVLVSNYTQTLDLFEKLCRLRRYQYVRLDGTMSIKKRQKIVDRFNDPHSGDFVFMLSSKAGGCGLNLIGANRLVMFDPDWNPANDDQAMARVWRDGQKKKVFIYRLLSTGTIEEKIFQRQAHKKALSSCVVDEEEDVERHFSVGELKDLFRLNEDTLSDTHDKFKCRRCVNNIQVTLPPEGTDCSADLSQWNHCADRKGLDDVMLKGAWSSGVTFVFHQKSHEKQLGL; the protein is encoded by the exons ATG AGAAGATCTCTTGCTCCGAGCCAAATTCTCAAAAGGAAACAAGGGTTTTTAGATGACGAAGAAATTGGGAACAAACGTAAACAG AAGTTCAAGCCTGGATCATTCAAAGCAGATGATAACCCTGATGTTGACAGAAGAGTGCTTGCTCCACTTTCCACTCAAGCAAACCATTCGTCAAACAGTGTTTCAGCTCAT GAAGATTTAATACGCAAGATTCTTGCTAAGCCTTTCAAGGTCCCAATACCAAACTACCAAG GATGCACCTTCTCAAGAGGGCTTGGTATCAAAAGGAAAGGACCTCGTACAGCTCTTCATGATCCTTTTGAAGATTATGCTCTTGTACTCTACTCTCCTCCTCAACTTACAGCTCATGAAAAGCTCACAGCAGACCG AGAGCTCCAGGAAGTGCATG ttgTTGTTGATCCACTGCTGGGTAAAATTCTTCGTCCCCATCAGAGAGAG ggtGTCAAGTTTTTGTATGACTGTGTAACTGGCCAAAGGATTCAAGGCAGCAATGGATGTATAATGGCAGATGAAATG GGGTTAGGAAAAACGTTGCAATGTATCACTCTGATTTGGACTCTGGTG AAACAAGGGCCGGAAG GTCAGCCAATAGCCAGCAAAGTGGTAATTGTTGCACCATCAAGTCTTGTGAAG AACTGGTATAATGAACTTCACAAGTGGCTTGGTGGTAGAATTTCTGCATTGGCTATAGACTCTGGAACCAAAGATCAAATTGATAAAAACCTTG gaatgtttatgTCTCAGCAAGGGAAGCGTACAGCAAACCCTGTGTTAATCATTTCATATGAAACTTTTCGACTTCATGCCTCTGTGTTACAGTCTGGACCTGTAGGATTAGTCATCTGTGAtgag gGACATAGACTAAAGAACTTAGAGAGCCAGACATATCAGGCTCTTGATAAATTAAAGACAACACGAAGGGTGCTTTTATCAG gtaCCCCAATTCAGAATGACTTATTGGAATATTTCAGTCttgttcattttgtaaataGTGGAATTTTAG GCACAGTATCagaatttaagagaaaatttgagAATCCTATTTTGAGAGGGAGAGATGCTGATGCTTCTGATGCAGACCACaagaaaggaacagaaaaacTGGCGGAG ctTGCATCTTTGGTAAACAAGTGCATCATCAGAAGAACTG CTTCAATATTGTCCAAATACCTGCCAGTTAAAG TTGAACAGGTTGTGTGTTGCCGCATGACTCCTTTACAGACAGAACTTTACAAACATCTTATTCAGTCAAAAGTGTTGAGAATGGAGCTGACAAAAGCAAAGTCTGCATCTGGAATGTCTGCATCATCCCTAGCTTTTATTACACAACTCAAAAAATTGACCAATC ATCCTGAACTAATCTATGACAAGGCACAAATGGGAGAAGATGGCTTTGAAGGAATACTGGACTTGTTTCCCAAAAGCTTCAGCCTCAAGCAGGTGCAGCCAGAACTCTCTG gaaaaatgCAAGTATTAGATTACATTTTAGCCATGACAAAATCTACCACTACAGACAAG GTTGTATTGGTTTCAAATTACACTCAAACCCTGGACTTGTTTGAGAAACTTTGTAGACTAAGAAG GTACCAGTATGTTCGTCTTGATGGTACCATGTCTATCAAAAAGCGGCAAAAGATTGTTGACCGCTTTAATGATCCTCAT AGTGGTGACTTTGTATTCATGCTAAGTAGTAAAGCTGGTGGGTGTGgcttgaatctgattggtgctaACAGACTTGTAATGTTTGATCCTGACTGGAATCCTGCTAATGATGATCAGGCAATGGCTCGTGTATGGAGAGATGGAcagaagaaaaag GTCTTCATATACAGACTGTTATCG ACAGGTACAATTGAGGAAAAGATTTTCCAGCGACAAGCCCACAAAAAAGCACTAAGCAGTTGTGTTGTGGATGAAGAAGAAGATGTAGAAAGGCACTTCTCAGTGGGGGAGTTGAAGGACTTATTTCGTTTGAATGAGGATACTCTTAGTGATACACATGACAA ATTCAAGTGTCGTAGATGTGTAAACAACATTCAGGTTACCTTACCCCCTGAGGGTACTGACTGCAGTGCAGATCTGTCACAGTGGAATCACTGTGCAGATCGCAAGGGACTGGATGATGTCATGTTGAAAGGAGCTTGGTCAAGTGGTGTAACATTTGTATTTCACCAGAAATCACATGAAAAACAACTTGGTCTTTAA
- the LOC131783225 gene encoding DNA repair and recombination protein RAD54-like isoform X2: MRRSLAPSQILKRKQGFLDDEEIGNKRKQFKPGSFKADDNPDVDRRVLAPLSTQANHSSNSVSAHEDLIRKILAKPFKVPIPNYQGCTFSRGLGIKRKGPRTALHDPFEDYALVLYSPPQLTAHEKLTADRELQEVHVVVDPLLGKILRPHQREGVKFLYDCVTGQRIQGSNGCIMADEMGLGKTLQCITLIWTLVKQGPEGQPIASKVVIVAPSSLVKNWYNELHKWLGGRISALAIDSGTKDQIDKNLGMFMSQQGKRTANPVLIISYETFRLHASVLQSGPVGLVICDEGHRLKNLESQTYQALDKLKTTRRVLLSGTPIQNDLLEYFSLVHFVNSGILGTVSEFKRKFENPILRGRDADASDADHKKGTEKLAELASLVNKCIIRRTASILSKYLPVKVEQVVCCRMTPLQTELYKHLIQSKVLRMELTKAKSASGMSASSLAFITQLKKLTNHPELIYDKAQMGEDGFEGILDLFPKSFSLKQVQPELSGKMQVLDYILAMTKSTTTDKVVLVSNYTQTLDLFEKLCRLRRYQYVRLDGTMSIKKRQKIVDRFNDPHSGDFVFMLSSKAGGCGLNLIGANRLVMFDPDWNPANDDQAMARVWRDGQKKKVFIYRLLSTGTIEEKIFQRQAHKKALSSCVVDEEEDVERHFSVGELKDLFRLNEDTLSDTHDKFKCRRCVNNIQVTLPPEGTDCSADLSQWNHCADRKGLDDVMLKGAWSSGVTFVFHQKSHEKQLGL, translated from the exons ATG AGAAGATCTCTTGCTCCGAGCCAAATTCTCAAAAGGAAACAAGGGTTTTTAGATGACGAAGAAATTGGGAACAAACGTAAACAG TTCAAGCCTGGATCATTCAAAGCAGATGATAACCCTGATGTTGACAGAAGAGTGCTTGCTCCACTTTCCACTCAAGCAAACCATTCGTCAAACAGTGTTTCAGCTCAT GAAGATTTAATACGCAAGATTCTTGCTAAGCCTTTCAAGGTCCCAATACCAAACTACCAAG GATGCACCTTCTCAAGAGGGCTTGGTATCAAAAGGAAAGGACCTCGTACAGCTCTTCATGATCCTTTTGAAGATTATGCTCTTGTACTCTACTCTCCTCCTCAACTTACAGCTCATGAAAAGCTCACAGCAGACCG AGAGCTCCAGGAAGTGCATG ttgTTGTTGATCCACTGCTGGGTAAAATTCTTCGTCCCCATCAGAGAGAG ggtGTCAAGTTTTTGTATGACTGTGTAACTGGCCAAAGGATTCAAGGCAGCAATGGATGTATAATGGCAGATGAAATG GGGTTAGGAAAAACGTTGCAATGTATCACTCTGATTTGGACTCTGGTG AAACAAGGGCCGGAAG GTCAGCCAATAGCCAGCAAAGTGGTAATTGTTGCACCATCAAGTCTTGTGAAG AACTGGTATAATGAACTTCACAAGTGGCTTGGTGGTAGAATTTCTGCATTGGCTATAGACTCTGGAACCAAAGATCAAATTGATAAAAACCTTG gaatgtttatgTCTCAGCAAGGGAAGCGTACAGCAAACCCTGTGTTAATCATTTCATATGAAACTTTTCGACTTCATGCCTCTGTGTTACAGTCTGGACCTGTAGGATTAGTCATCTGTGAtgag gGACATAGACTAAAGAACTTAGAGAGCCAGACATATCAGGCTCTTGATAAATTAAAGACAACACGAAGGGTGCTTTTATCAG gtaCCCCAATTCAGAATGACTTATTGGAATATTTCAGTCttgttcattttgtaaataGTGGAATTTTAG GCACAGTATCagaatttaagagaaaatttgagAATCCTATTTTGAGAGGGAGAGATGCTGATGCTTCTGATGCAGACCACaagaaaggaacagaaaaacTGGCGGAG ctTGCATCTTTGGTAAACAAGTGCATCATCAGAAGAACTG CTTCAATATTGTCCAAATACCTGCCAGTTAAAG TTGAACAGGTTGTGTGTTGCCGCATGACTCCTTTACAGACAGAACTTTACAAACATCTTATTCAGTCAAAAGTGTTGAGAATGGAGCTGACAAAAGCAAAGTCTGCATCTGGAATGTCTGCATCATCCCTAGCTTTTATTACACAACTCAAAAAATTGACCAATC ATCCTGAACTAATCTATGACAAGGCACAAATGGGAGAAGATGGCTTTGAAGGAATACTGGACTTGTTTCCCAAAAGCTTCAGCCTCAAGCAGGTGCAGCCAGAACTCTCTG gaaaaatgCAAGTATTAGATTACATTTTAGCCATGACAAAATCTACCACTACAGACAAG GTTGTATTGGTTTCAAATTACACTCAAACCCTGGACTTGTTTGAGAAACTTTGTAGACTAAGAAG GTACCAGTATGTTCGTCTTGATGGTACCATGTCTATCAAAAAGCGGCAAAAGATTGTTGACCGCTTTAATGATCCTCAT AGTGGTGACTTTGTATTCATGCTAAGTAGTAAAGCTGGTGGGTGTGgcttgaatctgattggtgctaACAGACTTGTAATGTTTGATCCTGACTGGAATCCTGCTAATGATGATCAGGCAATGGCTCGTGTATGGAGAGATGGAcagaagaaaaag GTCTTCATATACAGACTGTTATCG ACAGGTACAATTGAGGAAAAGATTTTCCAGCGACAAGCCCACAAAAAAGCACTAAGCAGTTGTGTTGTGGATGAAGAAGAAGATGTAGAAAGGCACTTCTCAGTGGGGGAGTTGAAGGACTTATTTCGTTTGAATGAGGATACTCTTAGTGATACACATGACAA ATTCAAGTGTCGTAGATGTGTAAACAACATTCAGGTTACCTTACCCCCTGAGGGTACTGACTGCAGTGCAGATCTGTCACAGTGGAATCACTGTGCAGATCGCAAGGGACTGGATGATGTCATGTTGAAAGGAGCTTGGTCAAGTGGTGTAACATTTGTATTTCACCAGAAATCACATGAAAAACAACTTGGTCTTTAA
- the LOC131783215 gene encoding alpha-ketoglutarate-dependent dioxygenase alkB homolog 7, mitochondrial, which yields MAESHVTDSDALRSQTSAVTAETNMADKKVLNLCKSLFSSRSSSINEKFFRYSTRYLSSTATNLNEENRICFVTDGCSTEELETVQDLVVGNLEVCGNFISEKEQTLLLKEIEPYLKRQKYQYDHWDNAIHGYRETEKSRWSQECLSVFQRIRDVAFRPGMELLPHVHALDLAKNGYIKPHIDSIKFCGAIISGLSLLSPSVMRFKHDKLCNVKVDTLLQPRSLYIIRDAVRYEFTHEILKEEESVWREKTVPRDRRISLVLRCQP from the exons ATGGCAGAGAGTCATGTGACTGATTCAGATGCACTTCGGTCTCAAACATCAGCGGTTACTGCAGAAACCAATATGGCGGACAAGAAGGTATTGAATTTGTGTAAGTCACTATTTTCATCCCGTTCTTCTTccattaatgaaaaatttttcagatATTCCACGAGATATCTCTCGAGTACAGCCACTAATCTGAACGAAGAGAACAGGATCTGTTTTGTTACTGATGGGTGTAGTACCGAAGAGTTGGAGACAGTGCAAGATTTAGTTGTCGGTAATTTAGAAGTTTGTGGAAATTTTATTTCCGAAAAAGAGCAAACTTTACTGTTGAAGGAAATCGAACCATATTTGAAGAGACAAAAGTATCAATATGATCACTGGGACAAT GCAATACATGGGTATAGAGAAACAGAAAAGTCAAGATGGAGTCAAGAGTGTTTGTCAGTTTTCCAGAGAATTCGAGATGTTGCATTCAGGCCTGGCATGGAACTCTTGCCCCATGTTCATGCATTAGATCTAGCTAAAAACGG gTACATTAAACCCCACATTGACAGCATTAAG tttTGTGGAGCAATAATATCTGGCCTTAGTCTACTGTCACCTTCAGTTATGAGATTTAAACATGACAAGCTTTGCAATGTCAAAGTTGATACCCTTCTCCAGCCAAGATCACTCTATATCATAAG AGATGCTGTAAGGTATGAATTTACCCATGAAATATTGAAAGAAGAAGAATCTGTTTGGAGAGAAAAGACTGTGCCTAGAGACAGAAGAATATCATTAGTCCTCAGATGTCAACCCTAG
- the LOC131783476 gene encoding uncharacterized protein, protein METASAAERKANGFCRYYIRGECREGDNCRFSHDSKDVPICHYYQEGRCLFGKNCWYNHPDEQLFMPAVYPAIAVIEMGAVEAGGNLNLLLAAAVAGVQTDDDDSSSDGDHGRDPLTLDDAMELWNRLRRRQAREQSNEAEQIEEDSDASSNDSNASICLEKHIHEFFHEIRNHDLSLWDIETVYKLISNLAELSIKEFDEYNIALSLILGETVRHWRPSASNTAELFLKICEKDGADLSSLILTLCNAPVRVKFLETHIACILTVAQRTFTKEWSAEAVGKLLQVVEDNGFNIDATEVFHRMGKELGDPESLGKLVREYLLATGDKDSFNCRCKTAECECTVTVDEGLAYIVFAGLERKMNWDDEKKLAFFRSATDTLWAPDVLNELGELFSIKDPMNVCQPRVDKRLNWNAKEFVKAEERAATERPYTKPNNPRKYQCKGARCSNQPKKGCEFEMCGRCCKKIAEPCSVHDDAFSVFEPPVFERNLSFYMIEPKVFFSSRDDLDDISGIPTPFRSITFGSEFSVRDDDVIKAVDLCKDNLVVLELGSSDTGTGVWLSDVAVHHIASNCPNLRKLRLESVTGATDAAVIDVMYRCPLMEELEVSGHDRSSGSLTDECIKRLFDMSVLPNLKGLIITDQMRVRHDVVYRLRRRRPKLKIIAGDTDSDSMAHSMVLGMMGMCYGDGLY, encoded by the exons ATGGAGACTGCATCGGCTGCTGAGAG GAAGGCTAATGGATTTTGCAG ATATTACATACGTGGAGAATGCAGGGAGGGTGATAACTGCAGGTTTTCACATGACAGCAAAGATGTCCCT ATATGCCACTATTACCAGGAAGGACGCTgcttatttggaaaaaattgttggTACAATCACCCTGATGAGCAACTTTTCAT gCCTGCTGTTTATCCAGCCATAGCTGTTATTG AAATGGGTGCCGTTGAAGCAGGAGGCAACCTTAACCTGCTGTTGGCTGCTGCTGTCGCCGGGGTACAAACAGATGATGATGACAGCAGCAGTGATGGTGACCATGGGCGTGACCCTTTGACATTAGACGATGCTATGGAACTGTGGAACAGACTTAGAAGGAGACAAG CTCGTGAGCAATCAAATGAAGCCGAGCAAATAGAAGAAGACAGCGATGCATCAAGTAACGACTCCAACGCGTCTATCTGCTTAGAGAAACACATCCACGAGTTCTTTCACGAAATCCGAAACCACGACTTGAGTTTATGGGACATTGAAACGGTGTATAAGCTCATCTCTAATCTAGCTGAACTGTCTATCAAAGAATTTGACGAGTATAACATCGCATTGAGCTTAATCTTGGGAGAAACTGTCCGTCATTGGCGCCCGTCTGCCAGTAATACTGCAGAATTGTTCTTGAAGATATGTGAGAAGGACGGCGCAGATCTTTCCAGTTTAATTCTTACGCTGTGTAACGCGCCAGTTAGAGTCAAATTTCTGGAGACCCACATAGCATGTATTTTGACGGTCGCGCAAAGGACTTTCACCAAGGAGTGGTCCGCAGAGGCGGTCGGGAAACTTCTTCAAGTTGTCGAAGACAATGGGTTTAATATTGATGCTACAGAGGTTTTTCATCGCATGGGAAAAGAACTAGGGGACCCTGAGTCATTAGGAAAGCTCGTTCGGGAATATCTCCTGGCAACAGGCGATAAAGATTCTTTCAATTGTAGGTGTAAGACGGCTGAATGTGAATGTACAGTTACAGTGGACGAAGGACTTGCTTACATCGTTTTCGCAGGACTGGAGAGGAAGATGAATTGGGACGACGAAAAGAAATTAGCGTTCTTCAGGAGTGCCACAGATACGTTATGGGCGCCTGATGTTTTGAACGAATTAG GTGAACTTTTCAGTATAAAGGATCCCATGAACGTTTGCCAACCTCGAGTAGACAAACGCCTCAACTGGAATGCGAAGGAGTTTGTGAAGGCTGAAGAGCGCGCTGCTACAGAGAGACCGTACACGAAACCAAACAACCCAAGAAAATATCAGTGCAAAGGAGCAAGATGCTCAAACCAGCCCAAGAAAGGCTGCGAATTTGAAATGTGTGGACGGTGTTGTAAAAAGATCGCCGAGCCATGTTCTGTCCACGATGATGCGTTTAGTGTATTTGAGCCCCCAGTTTTTGAAAGGAATTTAAGCTTCTACATGATTGAACCCAAAGTTTTCTTCAG TTCTAGGGATGACCTGGATGATATCAGCGGTATTCCTACACCATTCCGAAGTATTACATTCGGTTCGGAGTTTTCTGTGCGGGATGATGACGTCATAAAAGCCGTGGACCTCTGCAAGGACAATTTAGTGGTACTAGAGCTTGGATCCTCAGACACAGGGACTGGCGTATGGTTGTCAGATGTGGCCGTGCACCACATTGCCAGCAACTGTCCCAATCTGCGCAAACTCCGTTTGGAGTCCGTCACCGGTGCTACCGATGCCGCGGTCATTGACGTCATGTATAGGTGCCCGCTAATGGAAGAACTAGAAGTCAGTGGTCATGACCGCAGTTCGGGTTCCCTGACGGATGAATGTATCAAGCGTTTGTTTGACATGAGTGTGTTGCCAAACTTGAAGGGATTGATCATCACTGATCAAATGCGCGTGCGCCATGATGTGGTGTATCGACTGCGCAGGCGTCGACCCAAGCTGAAAATCATCGCTGGCGACACTGACAGCGACAGCATGGCGCATTCTATGGTGCTTGGAATGATGGGGATGTGTTATGGGGACGGGCTATATTAA